A window from Rhineura floridana isolate rRhiFlo1 chromosome 19, rRhiFlo1.hap2, whole genome shotgun sequence encodes these proteins:
- the HSPB8 gene encoding heat shock protein beta-8: protein MADGQIPFSCHYPGRHRTLRDSFREPSLSSRLLDDDFGLSPFSGDLTADWPDWARSRLGGAWPGSLREGMLRTPGFSPPGYGSRFGGYTEGPCFGGSPPSFTGEPWKVCVNVQSFKPEELTVKTKDGYVEVSGKHEEQQMEGGIVSKNFTKKIQLPGEVDPITVFASLSPEGLLIIEAPQIPPYFQYGDSIYGNDIPVDNQEATCA from the exons ATGGCTGACGGTCAAATACCTTTTTCGTGCCATTATCCCGGCCGGCATCGAACCCTTCGAGACTCGTTCAGGGAACCCAGCTTGTCCTCCCGGCTTCTGGACGATGACTTTGGCTTGTCCCCCTTTTCCGGAGACCTAACTGCCGACTGGCCAGACTGGGCCCGCTCACGACTGGGCGGTGCGTGGCCAGGCTCGCTGAGGGAAGGGATGCTCCGAACGCCTGGCTTTTCCCCACCAGGATACGGCTCCAGATTTGGGGGTTACACAGAAGGCCCTTGCTTTGGGGGCAGCCCTCCATCCTTTACCGGGGAGCCATGGAAGGTGTGTGTCAATGTGCAAAGCTTTAAACCCGAGGAATTGACGGTGAAAACCAAGGACGGTTATGTGGAAGTGTCAG GCAAACATGAAGAGCAGCAAATGGAAGGAGGGATCGTCTCCAAAAACTTCACCAAGAAAATCCA GCTTCCTGGAGAGGTGGATCCCATAACAGTTTTTGCATCCTTGTCACCGGAGGGGCTGCTGATCATTGAGGCTCCTCAGATTCCTCCTTACTTCCAGTACGGAGACAGTATCTATGGTAACGACATACCTGTGGATAACCAAGAAGCCACCTGTGCCTGA